A single region of the Lysinibacillus sp. B2A1 genome encodes:
- a CDS encoding flotillin gives MSMEILIVIGIVVFILIALVALYVTKYRTAGPDEALIVTGSYLGSKNVHKDESGNRIKIIRGGGTFVFPIFQQAQPLSLLSSKLDVTTPEVYTEQGVPVMADGTAIIKIGGSISEIATAAEQFLGKQKDERENEAREVLEGHLRSILGSMTVEEIYKNRDKFSQEVQRVASQDLAKMGLTIVSFTIKDVRDKNGYLESLGKPRIAQVKRDADIATADADKETRIKRAEASKEAQKAELERATEIAEAEKENQLKVAEFRREQDIAKARADQAYELETARAKQEVTEQEMQIRIIERQKQIELEEKEILRREKQYDSEVKKKADADRYAVEQNAAAEKMRELAQADAEKYRIESLAQAEAEKIRLDGLAKADAERAKGETDAEIIRLRGLAEAEAKRKIAEAFEYYGQAAVLDMIVRMMPEYAKELASPLGNIDKITVVDTGGGEGGGGANKVTAYATNLMSTLQESLKETSGIDVKELIESYAGKHTLRPELEQIAAGLEKKQAPVIAEQEEVKETVEQ, from the coding sequence ATGTCCATGGAAATTTTAATTGTAATAGGTATAGTAGTTTTTATTTTAATCGCACTTGTGGCACTATATGTGACAAAGTATCGAACAGCGGGTCCTGATGAAGCACTGATTGTAACAGGCAGCTATCTTGGCTCAAAAAATGTACATAAGGATGAGTCAGGAAATCGTATTAAAATAATTCGTGGTGGCGGTACATTTGTATTTCCTATTTTCCAGCAAGCACAGCCATTAAGCCTATTATCTAGTAAGCTGGATGTAACAACACCTGAAGTATATACAGAGCAAGGAGTACCAGTGATGGCTGACGGGACTGCTATCATTAAAATCGGCGGGTCAATTTCTGAAATTGCAACCGCAGCAGAGCAGTTTTTAGGGAAGCAAAAAGATGAGCGTGAAAATGAAGCACGTGAAGTATTAGAAGGGCATTTACGTTCTATTTTAGGCTCAATGACAGTGGAGGAGATTTATAAAAATCGTGATAAATTTTCTCAGGAAGTACAACGTGTTGCATCCCAAGACTTAGCAAAAATGGGTCTGACAATTGTATCCTTTACGATTAAGGATGTACGTGATAAAAATGGCTATTTAGAATCTCTTGGTAAGCCTCGAATTGCCCAGGTTAAGCGTGATGCAGATATCGCAACTGCGGATGCAGATAAAGAGACGCGTATTAAACGTGCTGAGGCATCGAAAGAAGCACAAAAGGCTGAGCTTGAGCGTGCAACTGAAATTGCTGAAGCGGAAAAAGAAAATCAATTAAAAGTAGCTGAATTCCGCCGTGAACAGGATATCGCAAAAGCCCGTGCAGACCAAGCGTATGAGCTGGAAACTGCACGTGCAAAGCAGGAAGTTACCGAGCAGGAAATGCAAATTCGCATTATTGAACGTCAAAAGCAAATTGAATTAGAGGAAAAAGAAATTTTACGTCGTGAGAAGCAATACGATTCAGAAGTGAAGAAAAAGGCAGATGCGGATCGTTACGCTGTTGAGCAAAATGCAGCTGCCGAAAAAATGCGTGAGCTCGCACAGGCTGATGCAGAGAAATACCGTATTGAATCATTAGCACAGGCCGAGGCAGAGAAAATTCGTCTGGACGGTCTTGCAAAAGCGGATGCAGAGCGTGCGAAAGGGGAAACGGATGCAGAAATTATTCGTCTGCGTGGTCTTGCAGAAGCGGAGGCGAAACGTAAAATCGCTGAAGCCTTTGAATACTACGGTCAAGCGGCAGTCTTAGATATGATTGTACGCATGATGCCAGAATATGCGAAGGAGCTTGCAAGTCCTCTTGGCAATATTGATAAGATTACGGTTGTCGATACTGGCGGTGGAGAAGGCGGCGGTGGCGCTAACAAGGTAACTGCCTATGCAACAAATCTGATGTCCACATTACAAGAATCCTTAAAGGAAACTTCAGGGATTGATGTCAAGGAGCTTATTGAAAGCTATGCAGGTAAGCATACATTACGTCCAGAGCTAGAGCAAATTGCAGCAGGCCTAGAAAAAAAGCAGGCACCAGTTATCGCTGAGCAAGAAGAAGTGAAGGAAACTGTCGAGCAATAA
- the tet gene encoding Tet(L)/Tet(K)/Tet(45) family tetracycline efflux MFS transporter, protein MNTSHSQINVHYNQILLWLCVLSFFSVLNEMVLNVSLPDIAKEFNKEPASINWINTAFILTFSIGTAVYGKLSDQLGIKKLLLFGIIVNCIGSVIGFVGHSFFPVLILARLIQGTGAAAFPALVMVVVARYIPKENRGKAFGLIGSIVAMGEGVGPFIGGAIAEYIHWSYILLLPIVTIISVPFLAQLLKQEDVIKASLDIVGILFMSLGIVFFMMFTTFYKISFLIVSLICFLLFVQYIRRVSNPFVDPALGRNISFTIGIVCGGFIFGTVAGFISMVPYMMKDVYHLSTVAIGSGIIFPGAMSVIVFGYIGGLLVDKKGSLFVLTIGSAFLSISFIVAALFIETTPLLITIIVIFVFGGLSFTKTVISTIVASSLEQKEAGAGMSLLNFTSFLSEGIGIAVVGGLLSVRLLNQKLLPINGEPPAHLYSNILLLFAVIIIISCFVTMNMYKRSRINI, encoded by the coding sequence GTGAATACATCTCATTCACAGATAAATGTGCATTATAATCAAATTTTATTATGGCTCTGTGTTCTTTCTTTTTTCAGTGTTTTAAATGAAATGGTTTTGAATGTGTCATTACCTGATATTGCTAAAGAGTTTAATAAGGAACCAGCAAGTATTAACTGGATAAATACAGCGTTTATATTGACTTTTTCCATAGGAACAGCTGTATATGGAAAATTATCGGATCAGCTAGGCATTAAAAAGCTCCTACTATTCGGGATTATAGTGAACTGCATCGGATCAGTTATCGGGTTTGTTGGACATTCTTTTTTTCCTGTACTTATTTTGGCTAGGTTAATACAAGGAACTGGTGCAGCCGCATTTCCAGCACTGGTAATGGTTGTTGTTGCCCGCTATATTCCAAAGGAAAATAGGGGAAAGGCATTTGGTCTTATTGGATCTATTGTAGCAATGGGAGAAGGTGTAGGACCATTTATTGGTGGAGCAATTGCTGAATATATCCATTGGTCTTATATCCTGCTTTTGCCAATTGTGACGATTATCTCAGTTCCATTCCTTGCACAATTATTGAAACAGGAAGACGTAATAAAAGCCTCTTTGGATATTGTAGGCATACTATTTATGTCCTTGGGGATTGTATTTTTTATGATGTTTACGACATTTTATAAAATTTCCTTTTTAATCGTTAGCTTAATCTGTTTCCTACTATTTGTTCAATATATTAGGAGAGTATCTAATCCTTTTGTTGATCCTGCGCTAGGGAGAAATATCTCATTTACGATTGGAATTGTTTGTGGAGGATTCATATTTGGAACTGTAGCAGGATTTATTTCAATGGTTCCTTATATGATGAAAGACGTGTATCATTTAAGTACTGTTGCAATTGGAAGTGGGATTATTTTTCCAGGGGCAATGAGTGTTATTGTTTTCGGATATATAGGGGGATTGCTTGTAGATAAAAAAGGTTCTTTATTTGTGTTAACAATTGGAAGTGCATTTCTTTCTATCAGCTTTATAGTAGCTGCCCTTTTTATAGAAACAACACCATTGCTTATAACAATTATAGTTATTTTCGTTTTTGGGGGGCTTTCTTTTACGAAAACAGTTATATCCACCATTGTCGCAAGTAGTTTGGAACAAAAGGAAGCTGGTGCTGGAATGAGCTTGCTTAATTTTACAAGCTTTTTATCAGAAGGAATAGGCATTGCAGTTGTAGGTGGATTATTATCGGTTCGTTTGCTAAATCAAAAATTATTACCTATAAATGGTGAACCACCAGCCCATTTATATAGTAATATACTATTGCTGTTTGCTGTGATTATCATTATTAGCTGTTTTGTTACTATGAATATGTATAAACGTTCCAGAATAAATATATAA
- a CDS encoding RimJ/RimL family protein N-acetyltransferase: MMIKINPDLYLRTITLEDANNVFALTDKSRSYLRKWLPWLDFTKEEADTSAYIEGCIKGQEAQTSFSFVIVFHDEIVGNAGFNTINPSNKIAAIGYWLSEGAQGHGIMTKTVKALLQYAFVVLQLNKVEIRAAEGNEKSRAIPERLGFTTEGTIRAAEWLYDHYVDHVVYGMLASEWQDKK; this comes from the coding sequence TTGATGATAAAAATCAATCCAGATTTATACTTACGCACCATTACCTTAGAAGATGCAAATAACGTTTTCGCATTAACAGACAAGTCCCGTTCCTATTTGCGTAAATGGCTGCCGTGGTTGGATTTCACCAAAGAAGAAGCCGATACATCAGCCTATATTGAAGGGTGTATAAAGGGGCAGGAGGCACAGACTAGCTTTTCGTTTGTTATCGTTTTTCACGATGAAATTGTTGGCAATGCAGGCTTTAATACCATCAATCCTAGTAATAAAATTGCGGCAATCGGCTATTGGCTCAGTGAAGGGGCACAAGGACATGGGATTATGACGAAAACCGTTAAGGCCTTACTACAATATGCATTTGTTGTATTACAACTCAATAAAGTGGAAATCCGTGCTGCTGAGGGCAATGAGAAAAGCCGCGCCATTCCTGAACGACTAGGCTTTACTACAGAAGGTACGATTCGTGCTGCAGAATGGCTATACGATCATTATGTAGACCATGTTGTTTATGGTATGCTTGCTAGTGAGTGGCAGGACAAAAAGTAG
- a CDS encoding chemotaxis protein, with the protein MKIIEALSLSVPYIHLALKEEAIVAVVEKESQIVVKYLAGKRVDSGYKDGQKVNTNDQNVFIAFNGQNADVVIPKDVYGVAINAFSFPIRENGKVVGALAFGLPIDNELKLEDYMSTMDTIVNSLQDKVHTIASHSEELAATSEEINKQAQHALEDSEKTNEVTDLIKSISRQTNLLGLNASIEAARAGQHGAGFNIVAQEVRKLSFETSSATENIEASLRNINRNLENLKQNMGQINDATNEQAQLVQDFSEIIEELSVLSREMKSFMHDALK; encoded by the coding sequence ATGAAAATTATTGAAGCCTTATCCCTTTCAGTACCGTATATCCACCTTGCATTAAAAGAGGAAGCAATTGTAGCTGTTGTTGAGAAAGAAAGTCAAATAGTTGTGAAATATTTAGCAGGCAAACGAGTAGATTCAGGCTATAAAGATGGTCAAAAAGTAAATACAAATGATCAAAATGTTTTCATTGCTTTTAATGGTCAAAATGCGGATGTCGTAATACCAAAGGATGTGTATGGCGTGGCCATCAATGCTTTTTCATTCCCAATTCGTGAAAATGGTAAAGTCGTAGGTGCTCTTGCATTTGGACTGCCAATTGACAATGAGCTTAAACTCGAAGATTATATGAGCACAATGGATACTATCGTGAACAGTTTACAGGACAAAGTACATACAATTGCCTCACATTCTGAGGAGTTAGCTGCCACAAGCGAGGAAATTAACAAACAAGCACAGCATGCCCTTGAAGATTCTGAGAAAACAAATGAAGTAACCGATTTAATAAAAAGCATCTCTCGCCAAACGAATTTACTTGGTTTAAATGCATCCATTGAGGCAGCTCGTGCTGGTCAGCATGGCGCTGGCTTTAACATTGTGGCACAGGAAGTCAGAAAGCTTTCCTTCGAAACCTCCAGCGCCACTGAAAACATAGAAGCATCATTACGAAATATCAATCGAAATCTTGAAAATCTGAAGCAAAATATGGGGCAAATCAATGACGCTACCAATGAACAGGCCCAGCTCGTTCAGGATTTCAGTGAAATTATTGAAGAGTTATCTGTTCTTAGTCGTGAAATGAAGAGCTTTATGCACGATGCCTTAAAATAA
- a CDS encoding MFS transporter — MDYIQKGTKAFHKANWALFLAGFITFANLYITQPLLPTFAEEFDVSPAVASLSLSVTTFALSISMIIVGSLSEAWGRKSLMTISIFAASVLTLALAFASNFEMILVLRVLQGVAFAGLPAIAMAYLGEEINPSSLGVAMGLYISGNSVGGLSGRVIIGTLTDLYNWQVGMIVLGIISLLISILFVWMLPNSKHFTARPLQIKALTTSLIQHLKDPSMLCLFGISFVLMGSFVTLYNYIGFKLMAPPYNLSATIVGWIFIIYLVGTFSSAWFGSLADRYGRQKMLLLSIAIMLIGAILTLNGLLSLKIIGITIFTFGFFAAHSIASGWVSKRATHDKAQASSLYLFFYYFGSSVGGTVGGVFWMHFGWIGVITMITVFLAVACLLSLLLKGIIKKQHIAVSH, encoded by the coding sequence ATGGACTATATTCAAAAGGGAACAAAGGCGTTTCATAAAGCAAATTGGGCTTTATTTTTAGCGGGCTTTATTACCTTTGCCAACCTCTATATTACGCAGCCTTTACTGCCAACGTTTGCAGAGGAGTTCGATGTGTCACCAGCCGTTGCAAGCTTATCGCTATCAGTGACAACTTTTGCGCTATCTATTAGCATGATTATTGTTGGCTCATTATCGGAGGCTTGGGGAAGAAAATCATTAATGACCATTTCGATTTTTGCCGCATCAGTCCTTACCCTAGCTCTTGCCTTTGCCTCTAATTTTGAAATGATTTTAGTGCTACGTGTATTACAGGGAGTCGCTTTTGCAGGTTTGCCAGCCATTGCCATGGCCTATTTAGGAGAGGAGATTAACCCATCCAGTTTGGGTGTGGCCATGGGCTTATACATAAGTGGAAATTCAGTAGGGGGACTTAGTGGACGAGTTATTATCGGAACATTAACGGATCTTTATAATTGGCAGGTAGGCATGATTGTCCTTGGTATAATTAGTCTTCTCATCAGCATTTTATTTGTCTGGATGCTACCGAATTCCAAGCATTTTACAGCACGACCTTTGCAAATAAAAGCACTAACGACTTCACTTATACAGCATTTAAAGGACCCATCTATGCTTTGTTTGTTTGGCATTAGCTTTGTTTTGATGGGAAGCTTTGTTACGCTGTATAACTATATAGGCTTTAAATTAATGGCACCGCCCTATAATTTAAGTGCGACAATTGTTGGCTGGATATTTATTATCTACTTGGTCGGTACATTCAGTTCTGCCTGGTTTGGTAGTTTAGCTGATCGATATGGACGTCAAAAAATGCTGCTATTGTCAATTGCTATTATGCTGATAGGTGCCATACTTACACTGAATGGCCTTCTGAGTTTGAAGATTATTGGTATTACTATCTTTACATTTGGCTTCTTTGCGGCACACTCAATTGCTAGCGGATGGGTGAGTAAGCGTGCCACTCATGATAAGGCACAAGCCTCCTCACTTTATTTATTTTTCTATTATTTCGGCTCTAGTGTTGGAGGTACAGTGGGAGGCGTGTTTTGGATGCATTTCGGCTGGATTGGTGTTATTACGATGATTACTGTATTTTTAGCCGTTGCATGCTTACTATCTTTATTATTAAAGGGAATTATTAAAAAACAACATATAGCAGTCAGTCACTAG
- a CDS encoding peptidylprolyl isomerase: MFARFKRIYFVFALLTVAFIVTGCGTAKEEGQPKGNKAQESEEKVDYSSEVKENPIVTITMENDEKIVIELEPTTAPNTVANFISLVNKGFYDGLIFHRVIPGFMVQGGDPSGNGTGGPDYSIEGEFSSNGLNNDLKHERGVISMARSNDPNSAGSQFFIMVDTASHLDGQYAAFGKVIEGMETVDAIVATERDGADKPLEDQRMKKVEVDTKGFDYPAPKVIK, translated from the coding sequence ATGTTTGCACGTTTTAAAAGAATTTATTTTGTCTTTGCTTTGCTTACAGTTGCTTTTATTGTGACAGGTTGTGGAACAGCAAAAGAAGAAGGACAACCCAAGGGAAATAAGGCACAGGAGTCAGAAGAGAAAGTAGATTATTCTTCCGAAGTGAAGGAAAATCCAATTGTGACAATTACGATGGAAAATGACGAAAAAATCGTCATTGAATTAGAGCCTACTACAGCACCTAATACGGTAGCTAATTTTATTTCTTTAGTTAACAAAGGTTTTTATGATGGTCTTATTTTCCATCGAGTTATTCCTGGTTTTATGGTTCAAGGTGGAGATCCTTCGGGTAATGGTACGGGTGGACCAGACTATTCGATAGAAGGTGAGTTTTCTTCTAATGGTCTTAATAATGACTTGAAGCATGAACGTGGTGTTATTTCAATGGCACGTTCGAATGACCCGAATTCTGCGGGATCTCAATTTTTCATTATGGTAGATACAGCATCACATCTTGATGGTCAATATGCTGCTTTTGGCAAAGTAATTGAGGGGATGGAAACAGTTGATGCGATTGTTGCTACTGAACGAGATGGTGCAGATAAGCCATTGGAAGATCAGCGAATGAAAAAGGTGGAAGTGGATACAAAGGGCTTTGATTACCCAGCTCCGAAGGTAATCAAATAA
- a CDS encoding DNA polymerase III subunit epsilon, whose translation MDKNMDNTEIIYLSDASECFIHPFYNKQIVFTGALSTMTRAEAAKKVRAYGGIVQGAVTKETDFVILGKNRRGFSTKQLKAEQLIRLGLDIQIIVDEDFIWLISM comes from the coding sequence ATGGACAAAAATATGGACAACACTGAAATCATTTATCTTTCTGACGCATCTGAATGCTTCATACATCCATTTTATAATAAACAAATCGTCTTTACAGGGGCTCTGTCCACTATGACACGTGCAGAAGCTGCGAAAAAAGTGCGGGCATATGGAGGGATTGTGCAAGGTGCTGTTACAAAGGAAACAGATTTCGTTATACTTGGAAAGAACCGTCGTGGGTTCAGTACAAAACAATTAAAAGCCGAGCAATTGATCAGACTCGGCCTAGACATTCAAATAATAGTTGATGAAGATTTTATTTGGCTTATTTCGATGTAA
- a CDS encoding NADH-specific enoyl-ACP reductase, translating into MDNLLQLKDKNIVVMGVANDRSIAWGIAKRLFDVGANVIFTYRQERSLKKLQKQLENIGQSDSLIVQCDVNSDDSTKSAFDEIGSKVGVIHGIVHSVAFANAEDLHNRFLETTRDGYAFAQDTSAYSLISAAKAAHPYMTEGGSIVTMSYLGAERVLDGYNVMGVAKAALEASMRYLAADIGKDNIRVNAISAGAIRTLAAKGVPSFNTILHKIEETAPLKRNVQQDEVADMTIVMLSHLSRGVTGETIYIDAGYNIMG; encoded by the coding sequence ATGGATAATTTATTACAATTAAAAGATAAAAATATTGTGGTAATGGGTGTAGCAAATGATCGTAGTATTGCTTGGGGCATCGCAAAACGTTTATTTGATGTCGGCGCAAATGTTATTTTCACATATCGTCAAGAACGTTCATTGAAAAAATTACAAAAGCAATTAGAAAATATCGGACAATCAGATTCACTGATTGTGCAATGTGACGTGAACAGCGATGACAGCACTAAGTCTGCTTTTGATGAAATTGGTTCAAAAGTAGGCGTTATTCATGGTATTGTGCACTCTGTAGCATTTGCCAATGCAGAAGATTTACACAACCGCTTCTTAGAAACAACTCGTGACGGCTATGCATTTGCACAAGATACTAGTGCGTATTCCCTTATCTCAGCAGCAAAAGCGGCACATCCATATATGACTGAAGGCGGTTCAATTGTAACTATGAGCTATTTAGGCGCAGAACGTGTACTTGATGGCTACAATGTTATGGGCGTAGCGAAAGCAGCATTAGAGGCTTCAATGCGTTACCTTGCTGCTGATATTGGGAAAGATAATATTCGTGTCAATGCGATTTCAGCCGGAGCAATTCGTACACTTGCGGCAAAAGGCGTTCCTTCTTTTAACACAATTTTACACAAAATCGAAGAAACCGCTCCATTAAAGCGTAATGTTCAGCAAGACGAAGTAGCAGATATGACAATTGTGATGCTTTCACACCTATCACGTGGTGTTACAGGCGAAACAATTTACATTGACGCTGGCTATAATATTATGGGATAA
- a CDS encoding ferredoxin, producing the protein MAKFTIVDKDTCIACGACGAAAPDIYDYDDEGIAFVILDDNMGTAEVPEDLLEDMQDAFEGCPTDSIKVADETFEGDALKFE; encoded by the coding sequence ATGGCTAAATTCACAATAGTTGATAAAGATACATGCATCGCTTGTGGCGCATGCGGAGCCGCAGCACCAGACATTTATGATTATGATGATGAAGGTATTGCCTTCGTTATTTTAGATGATAACATGGGGACAGCTGAAGTTCCAGAAGATCTATTAGAAGACATGCAAGACGCTTTCGAAGGCTGCCCAACTGACTCTATTAAAGTTGCAGATGAAACATTCGAAGGTGACGCATTAAAATTCGAATAG
- a CDS encoding recombinase RecQ yields the protein MFHQILLQIFQKLNNERTISAAYHILKGKRSGQTIQDIGLFQLHPYFGLLAKLPRPTFDDAVKLFSQYSWLNMQESGHYSMKKLGLQRAEQTPAFLFDGWHYRGNEHIFFARLSLIVQSLSYQSAGVRSFSPISRDVTIQSWVRTFLLKQNYQNGHLQEQLLAECERALAGLPLAETNKQLVLYRLSGHNLPGWTWQQLASERKENVLDSQLAFIELLHTLLNEVHQKGYALLSEIAEGLRVKALITDSAQQTAQLYEQGYSIEQIVQIRKLKQSTIEDHLVELAMYEPNFSIGSFVSYEEAEKVWQASKQYQTKKLKTLHEVVEGMSYFQLKLILAKGEV from the coding sequence ATGTTTCATCAAATTCTATTGCAAATCTTTCAAAAGCTCAATAACGAAAGAACGATTTCTGCTGCTTATCATATATTAAAAGGTAAGCGTTCAGGCCAGACTATACAAGACATTGGGCTATTTCAGCTGCATCCATACTTTGGATTATTGGCAAAGCTGCCGAGACCAACATTTGATGATGCTGTAAAATTATTTTCGCAATATAGTTGGTTAAATATGCAGGAATCAGGTCACTATTCCATGAAAAAGCTAGGTTTACAGCGAGCAGAGCAAACACCTGCTTTTTTATTTGATGGATGGCACTATCGAGGAAATGAGCATATTTTTTTTGCAAGATTGTCTTTAATTGTACAAAGTCTCTCCTATCAAAGTGCTGGGGTTCGTTCTTTTTCCCCAATCAGTAGGGATGTTACGATTCAGTCATGGGTTCGAACATTTTTACTTAAGCAAAATTATCAAAATGGGCATTTACAGGAGCAATTATTAGCAGAATGCGAAAGAGCTCTTGCAGGATTGCCTTTAGCAGAAACCAATAAACAGCTTGTCCTATATAGATTAAGTGGTCATAATTTACCAGGGTGGACGTGGCAGCAGCTTGCTAGTGAGCGTAAAGAAAACGTTTTAGATAGTCAATTAGCATTTATTGAGCTTCTACATACATTATTAAATGAAGTACATCAAAAGGGGTATGCATTGCTTAGTGAAATCGCAGAAGGACTAAGGGTGAAGGCATTAATCACCGATTCTGCACAGCAAACAGCACAATTATATGAACAGGGCTATTCAATTGAGCAGATTGTGCAAATAAGAAAACTTAAACAAAGTACAATTGAGGACCATTTAGTAGAATTAGCCATGTATGAACCGAACTTTTCCATTGGTTCTTTCGTCTCTTATGAGGAAGCAGAAAAGGTTTGGCAAGCCTCGAAACAGTATCAAACAAAGAAGTTAAAAACATTACATGAAGTAGTTGAAGGCATGAGTTATTTCCAATTAAAACTTATCCTTGCGAAAGGAGAAGTGTAA
- a CDS encoding ATP-dependent DNA helicase produces MELEQALVKYFGYTTFRPGQKEVIEAILQEKDVIALLPTGMGKSLCYQLSGYILQKPVLIVSPLLSLMQDQVEELKRFGEKRVVALNSFLTITEKRYALHFLEQYRFIFTSPEMLLQPQVQEKLSQMKLGLIVVDEAHCISQWGFDFRPDYLRIGQWFSQVNRSPVLALSATATDKVVKDICKTLSLNDPFEFMYDVDRPNIHLGRVPFEDKGDKAQWILQHIKKTAGPGILYMSSRKRAEQYCEVLIQAGIRTAAYHAGYGAEDRQFIQQQFIDGELDWIVATNAFGMGINKPNIRQIIHETMPANVENYMQEIGRAGRDGQPALAILLYCEGDEELAKFVVTGDLPSSGHVERYQELLHQRIQPSQMLKSGELSETAFRVLDYWLQQESMEQVKARLNQLALEKYRAVDEMKKISQTKDCIRAQLVGYFGQILQKKPENCCENCGIHYDEINKVRLKEEKKIEMMPWENRLKQLLLGF; encoded by the coding sequence ATGGAGCTTGAACAAGCATTGGTCAAATATTTTGGGTATACAACATTTCGTCCTGGTCAAAAGGAGGTGATTGAAGCGATTCTTCAAGAAAAAGATGTGATCGCTTTATTACCAACTGGAATGGGGAAGTCACTATGTTATCAATTGTCGGGCTACATTTTGCAAAAACCAGTACTTATTGTTTCTCCCTTACTTTCGTTAATGCAGGATCAGGTTGAAGAGCTAAAACGTTTTGGTGAAAAGAGAGTCGTCGCACTAAACTCTTTTTTAACCATCACTGAAAAACGATACGCCCTGCATTTTTTAGAGCAATATCGATTTATTTTTACTTCACCAGAAATGCTGCTTCAGCCACAAGTGCAGGAAAAACTTTCACAAATGAAGCTAGGTCTTATTGTAGTAGACGAAGCACATTGTATTTCGCAATGGGGCTTTGATTTTCGACCGGATTATTTACGGATTGGTCAATGGTTTTCTCAGGTGAATCGCTCCCCGGTTTTAGCACTGTCAGCAACTGCAACGGATAAGGTCGTAAAAGATATATGTAAAACATTGTCCTTAAATGACCCGTTTGAATTTATGTACGATGTAGATCGCCCTAATATTCATTTAGGTCGTGTTCCCTTTGAGGATAAAGGTGATAAAGCGCAGTGGATATTGCAGCATATCAAAAAGACGGCAGGACCAGGTATACTATATATGTCCTCAAGAAAGCGTGCAGAACAATACTGTGAGGTGCTGATTCAAGCTGGTATACGTACGGCAGCTTATCATGCTGGCTATGGTGCAGAGGATCGTCAGTTTATCCAGCAGCAATTTATTGATGGCGAACTTGATTGGATTGTGGCAACAAATGCTTTTGGTATGGGGATTAATAAACCAAATATTCGGCAGATCATCCATGAAACGATGCCTGCGAATGTAGAAAATTATATGCAGGAAATAGGTCGTGCAGGTCGTGATGGTCAGCCAGCTTTAGCCATTTTACTATATTGTGAAGGTGACGAGGAGCTTGCGAAATTTGTTGTAACAGGAGATTTACCGTCTTCTGGTCATGTCGAACGCTATCAAGAATTACTACATCAACGTATACAACCATCCCAAATGCTGAAAAGTGGGGAGCTAAGTGAAACGGCCTTTCGTGTGCTAGATTATTGGTTACAGCAAGAAAGTATGGAACAAGTAAAGGCACGATTAAATCAATTGGCATTAGAAAAATATAGGGCTGTTGATGAAATGAAAAAAATTTCTCAGACAAAAGACTGTATTCGCGCACAACTAGTCGGGTATTTTGGGCAAATATTGCAGAAAAAACCGGAAAACTGTTGTGAAAACTGTGGAATCCATTATGAT